The proteins below come from a single Halostagnicola larsenii XH-48 genomic window:
- a CDS encoding TVP38/TMEM64 family protein: MPRVSRRAIGGVLLVGAIVTAGAVISPDGVSAFLESIVDDPVRFSLVVAALYLVRPLVAWPTTPLSFVVGYGFGVIPGIPIALAGVVVTVTPVFVAVRWAVSDTANRSWEALPFGETIDRAGTAIGRYYRTAGPTRGVIASRLAPIPSDVATCAAAGSRVSYPQFVVGTVLGELPWTIAAVVVGSSAATVSTRGLGHLGMVVTAGCLIAVAVLLAGPAARVFRSESPDQR; this comes from the coding sequence ATGCCACGGGTCTCGCGGCGGGCGATCGGAGGCGTACTCCTCGTGGGCGCGATAGTTACGGCGGGAGCGGTGATCTCACCTGACGGGGTGAGCGCGTTTCTCGAGTCGATCGTCGACGATCCGGTTCGATTCTCCCTCGTCGTCGCGGCGTTGTATCTGGTCCGTCCACTGGTCGCCTGGCCGACGACGCCGCTTTCGTTCGTGGTCGGATACGGCTTCGGTGTGATACCCGGGATCCCGATCGCACTCGCCGGCGTGGTAGTCACCGTAACGCCCGTTTTCGTCGCGGTCCGGTGGGCCGTCTCCGATACCGCGAACCGGTCGTGGGAGGCACTGCCGTTCGGCGAGACCATTGATCGGGCCGGTACCGCTATCGGTCGGTACTATCGAACGGCAGGTCCGACCCGCGGAGTGATCGCCTCGAGACTCGCGCCGATTCCATCGGATGTCGCGACCTGTGCTGCCGCCGGGAGCCGCGTTTCCTATCCCCAGTTCGTCGTTGGCACGGTGCTCGGTGAACTCCCCTGGACGATCGCAGCGGTCGTAGTCGGATCGTCGGCCGCGACCGTCAGTACGCGTGGGCTCGGACACCTGGGAATGGTCGTTACCGCCGGCTGTCTCATCGCGGT
- a CDS encoding DUF5830 family protein, with amino-acid sequence MDDRVERGLALLERLEHESLPLADAVDRLEIVTADPTVTRTILDEAELRGIIEREDGIIRPRSRQYVSFDEDVITKDGDFECKRCGSGLSTGHFINLEAGEIGPFGSSCIRKVTGRE; translated from the coding sequence ATGGACGACCGCGTCGAACGTGGGCTGGCGTTACTCGAGCGACTCGAACACGAGTCCCTGCCGCTCGCCGACGCCGTTGATCGCCTCGAGATCGTAACCGCCGATCCAACCGTAACTCGGACGATACTCGACGAGGCGGAACTGCGCGGAATCATCGAACGCGAAGACGGGATTATCCGCCCGCGAAGTCGACAGTACGTCAGTTTCGACGAAGACGTGATTACGAAAGACGGCGACTTCGAGTGCAAACGCTGTGGTTCCGGTCTCTCGACGGGCCACTTCATCAATCTCGAGGCCGGAGAAATCGGTCCCTTCGGCTCCTCGTGTATCCGAAAAGTAACTGGACGCGAGTAA
- a CDS encoding DUF7115 domain-containing protein: MSVPGIVQSTLDGEEIVTRVSLGGDDELFITPTDSIIYRADGLLSDESVEEFPHDADRLTISEGRRKTRFTLEYALDGTRDFTIPSGSTDTVLTPLVAGVLNGNGISDPDEAVIQTYRFSELTLIVTSDRLVKHIGEAVWDEDFEQYHFDDVTNLSFEDGSVATQIVLEVDGRPKRIKAPNDEAADLRERLERALFAYHGVDTLAQLNNAVGREQEPEPSEDPVTAFGEGVDPLDANPPTPEELDRQSTEQQATESNENAASSVDSNMEPDQDAASEAVVDQESEPRQVDPLAAHSSQDESSKRSSTESTDESAVPETTEPDVTADGQTEGSIEDIDDGSPSPSFGESGFTAATAGTDPELLERLDDLEETVEKQTVLLEEQQRTIEQLITELRQGR, encoded by the coding sequence ATGAGCGTTCCCGGCATCGTACAGTCCACTCTCGATGGTGAAGAGATCGTCACGCGCGTGTCTCTCGGCGGCGACGACGAGCTCTTTATCACCCCCACGGATTCGATCATTTATCGTGCAGACGGTTTGTTGAGCGACGAATCGGTCGAGGAGTTTCCACACGACGCCGACCGTCTGACGATCTCAGAAGGACGACGAAAAACGCGGTTCACGCTCGAGTACGCCCTCGACGGCACTCGAGACTTCACTATTCCGTCGGGGTCGACGGATACCGTGCTTACGCCGCTCGTCGCCGGCGTGTTGAACGGCAATGGAATTTCGGACCCCGACGAGGCGGTTATCCAGACCTATCGGTTCAGCGAACTCACGCTGATCGTCACCAGCGACCGACTCGTCAAACACATCGGCGAAGCGGTCTGGGACGAGGACTTCGAACAGTATCACTTCGACGACGTCACCAACCTGTCGTTTGAGGACGGCAGCGTCGCGACGCAGATCGTTCTCGAAGTAGACGGGCGTCCGAAACGAATCAAGGCCCCGAACGACGAGGCGGCGGATCTCCGGGAACGCCTCGAGCGGGCGTTGTTCGCCTATCACGGCGTCGACACGCTGGCACAACTCAATAACGCAGTTGGCCGCGAACAAGAGCCAGAGCCGAGCGAGGACCCTGTAACGGCCTTTGGCGAGGGCGTCGATCCCCTCGATGCGAACCCGCCGACGCCAGAGGAGTTAGACCGGCAGTCGACCGAACAGCAAGCCACCGAGTCGAACGAAAACGCCGCCTCGAGCGTCGATTCCAACATGGAGCCCGACCAGGACGCAGCTTCCGAGGCGGTCGTCGACCAAGAAAGCGAACCACGACAGGTCGATCCGCTTGCAGCACATTCCTCGCAGGACGAGTCTTCGAAACGCTCTAGCACGGAGTCCACGGACGAATCGGCGGTCCCCGAAACGACCGAACCCGATGTCACAGCGGACGGCCAAACGGAGGGCTCGATCGAGGATATCGACGACGGGTCCCCATCACCATCGTTCGGAGAGAGCGGGTTCACGGCCGCGACGGCGGGTACCGATCCGGAACTGCTCGAGCGACTCGACGACCTCGAGGAGACGGTCGAAAAGCAGACGGTGCTGCTCGAAGAGCAACAACGGACCATCGAACAGCTCATCACGGAGCTCCGACAGGGACGATAG
- a CDS encoding hybrid sensor histidine kinase/response regulator, whose amino-acid sequence MASGSEEEITVLHVDDDSSLASLIAIYLEREDNRFSVETATAADDGLELLAEYDVDCIVSDYEMTGRNGIEFLKAVRERYPDLPFILYTGKGSEEVASEAISAGVTEYLQKESGTSQYTVLANRIGNVVRQSRSQRDLEETKQKLFQLADKSDDILFMFNSDWSELLFVNSAYEDIWGGSISDVTADPGAFLAYIHPEDRESTIRSMETVANGEPDAIEYRILRSNGELRWVRSEGKPIFEDGSVSRIVGYVRDITEQKEREEQLRSLHSRFERFGKHVQDALFFVSTDYSETLYANPAVEQIYGITLEEAYEDPQSWMRHLHPDDRSKMVAEIETQQERTADWPVEQEFRIQHPEQGIQWVQSRLELVTDDEGVPVEIAGVATNITESKEREQKLKRERDRFDEFASVVSHDLRNPLNLANGYLALARTEHDCEFLQPVADAHERMERLIDDVLWLTQQGRGIGETEPVSFWDAVEDAWTIVDGDAATGSDLVCIDDSESLTMEADYNRLCQLLENLFGNAIEHGGPNITVKVEPIEDGFAIEDTGPGIPPADFDQIFEVGYSSGPNGTGLGLSIVKQVVKAHGWSIRPIAETEGGARFEITDIMSLE is encoded by the coding sequence ATGGCAAGTGGGAGTGAAGAGGAGATAACCGTTCTTCATGTCGACGACGATTCGAGTTTGGCCAGCTTGATCGCCATCTACCTCGAGCGTGAGGACAACAGATTTTCCGTCGAAACCGCAACCGCTGCGGACGATGGTCTGGAATTGCTCGCCGAGTACGATGTCGACTGTATCGTCTCCGATTACGAAATGACTGGACGGAACGGCATCGAATTCCTCAAAGCCGTTCGAGAGCGATACCCTGATCTTCCGTTTATTCTCTACACTGGGAAAGGCTCTGAGGAAGTGGCCAGCGAGGCGATTTCTGCAGGTGTAACAGAGTATCTTCAGAAAGAGTCTGGGACCAGTCAGTACACGGTACTCGCAAATCGAATCGGCAATGTCGTCAGGCAGTCACGGTCACAACGCGATCTCGAAGAAACCAAGCAGAAATTGTTCCAACTTGCCGATAAGTCCGATGATATCCTGTTCATGTTCAACAGCGATTGGAGCGAACTCCTGTTCGTCAATTCGGCGTACGAAGATATTTGGGGCGGTTCTATTTCGGACGTCACAGCCGACCCCGGGGCATTTTTAGCGTACATTCACCCCGAAGACCGCGAGAGTACAATCCGCTCCATGGAAACGGTCGCAAACGGTGAACCGGATGCAATCGAGTATCGAATACTCCGTTCAAACGGCGAACTGCGGTGGGTTCGAAGCGAGGGAAAACCGATTTTCGAGGACGGGTCTGTAAGCCGTATCGTGGGGTACGTCCGAGACATTACCGAACAGAAAGAACGCGAAGAGCAGTTGCGAAGTCTCCACTCCCGATTCGAACGATTCGGCAAACACGTACAGGATGCGCTCTTTTTCGTCTCCACAGATTACTCGGAGACACTGTATGCAAATCCCGCTGTCGAGCAAATCTACGGGATCACACTCGAGGAAGCATACGAGGACCCCCAATCGTGGATGCGACATCTTCATCCCGACGACCGGAGCAAGATGGTCGCAGAAATAGAAACTCAGCAAGAACGGACCGCCGACTGGCCGGTAGAACAAGAGTTCCGTATCCAGCATCCGGAACAGGGGATCCAGTGGGTCCAGTCGCGACTCGAACTGGTCACTGATGACGAGGGGGTTCCCGTCGAAATCGCTGGTGTCGCCACTAATATCACCGAAAGCAAGGAACGCGAGCAGAAACTCAAGCGCGAACGTGACAGGTTCGACGAGTTTGCCAGCGTCGTCTCTCACGACCTTCGAAATCCACTAAATTTGGCCAACGGGTATCTGGCACTCGCTCGAACAGAGCATGATTGTGAGTTCCTCCAGCCGGTTGCGGACGCACACGAGCGCATGGAGCGTCTCATCGATGACGTGCTGTGGCTTACACAGCAGGGACGGGGTATCGGTGAAACCGAACCTGTCTCCTTTTGGGACGCCGTCGAGGATGCCTGGACTATCGTCGACGGTGACGCAGCGACAGGAAGCGACTTAGTTTGCATCGATGACAGCGAGTCGTTGACTATGGAGGCAGACTATAACCGCCTCTGTCAATTGCTCGAGAACTTATTTGGAAACGCAATCGAACATGGGGGGCCGAACATCACAGTCAAGGTCGAACCGATTGAGGATGGCTTTGCTATTGAGGATACCGGCCCCGGAATCCCACCTGCGGACTTCGATCAGATTTTTGAGGTCGGGTACTCTTCAGGACCTAACGGTACTGGTCTCGGTCTGTCGATCGTCAAGCAGGTAGTCAAGGCTCACGGGTGGAGTATTCGCCCAATTGCGGAAACTGAAGGCGGAGCACGGTTCGAGATTACCGATATTATGTCCCTCGAATAA
- a CDS encoding asparagine synthase-related protein yields the protein MPGITVADDQFDREAVDDALRSVCFTDRYDSHYVIDGDDGVVAYSGYDEYPIEVFELEEYTIVLEGHLYGTETVEEAVTEAATLVAEERNDELSEWVGERDGDFLLLVVDQDDGTTWAVNDAFGRLPTYRATIGETTILTRELKVVRELAQQAGDGLEPDSLALGQMLLFGYPLGTRTLFEDVEQLPPGSVLELESNTVDSTHEFQFDAHANEHRSVEENARRLRDRFVEACQNRASVTGETVVSLSGGLDSRAVIAGYTHAEGDLLAATSARPNGSNAAEVDVARQVANALDVPWQSYVADRTDRHRELLLEMSQGMNNLGMSLGLNFAEQVATDHPNATFVTGDGGDKAIPDLTPSKDVDSMDELVELVIDGQQVFSLEEVADIVDVELARLVSSVKNRLLSYPESTLEGRYVHFLVRERGINWLNHGEDRTRYYTWSTTPFYALAFFAEAMACPPAQKDGTKLYQEFLAQLSPATLEIDYVDFGAPIDSLTYRVKRFGYEWLSEHPGLKDRVFGLLGQGEGGADSPPMALAEATSDPSDFQEHFSSEAVQRVTWSSGQYTATQQYFLLTLIAAVQQSDDSSRPNSESADGKTDRLSVSQ from the coding sequence ATGCCAGGAATCACCGTCGCCGACGATCAGTTCGACCGCGAGGCAGTCGACGACGCGCTTCGATCCGTCTGTTTTACCGATCGGTACGACAGCCACTACGTGATCGATGGCGACGACGGGGTCGTCGCCTATTCGGGGTACGACGAGTACCCGATCGAAGTCTTCGAACTCGAGGAGTACACGATCGTTCTCGAGGGGCACCTCTATGGCACCGAAACCGTCGAGGAAGCGGTGACGGAGGCGGCCACGCTCGTCGCCGAGGAACGTAACGACGAACTCTCGGAGTGGGTCGGCGAACGGGATGGGGACTTTCTGCTTTTGGTTGTCGATCAGGACGACGGCACGACGTGGGCGGTAAACGACGCGTTCGGACGGCTGCCGACCTATCGAGCGACTATCGGGGAGACAACGATACTCACCCGCGAACTCAAGGTCGTTCGCGAACTGGCCCAGCAGGCGGGCGACGGACTCGAGCCCGATTCGTTGGCGCTCGGTCAGATGCTGCTGTTCGGCTATCCGCTGGGGACGCGAACGCTGTTCGAAGATGTCGAGCAACTCCCGCCAGGGTCGGTCCTCGAACTCGAGTCGAACACCGTCGACTCGACTCACGAGTTCCAGTTCGATGCCCACGCGAACGAGCACCGATCCGTCGAAGAAAACGCCCGGCGGCTTCGTGATCGATTCGTCGAGGCCTGTCAGAACCGGGCGAGCGTCACCGGCGAGACGGTCGTCTCGTTAAGCGGCGGCCTGGATTCGCGAGCGGTCATCGCCGGCTACACCCACGCCGAGGGTGACCTGTTGGCGGCGACGTCGGCGCGGCCGAACGGCAGTAACGCCGCCGAAGTCGATGTCGCGAGACAGGTCGCGAACGCACTCGACGTTCCGTGGCAATCCTACGTTGCGGACAGAACCGACCGCCACCGGGAACTCCTTCTTGAGATGAGCCAGGGGATGAACAACCTCGGGATGTCACTCGGCCTCAATTTCGCCGAGCAGGTCGCTACGGACCATCCGAACGCCACCTTCGTTACCGGCGACGGCGGCGACAAGGCCATCCCGGATCTTACCCCGTCGAAAGACGTCGACTCGATGGACGAACTCGTCGAACTGGTCATCGACGGACAACAGGTCTTCTCGCTCGAGGAGGTCGCCGACATCGTCGACGTCGAGCTAGCGCGGCTTGTTAGCTCGGTCAAGAATCGGTTGCTTTCCTACCCCGAATCGACGCTCGAAGGACGGTACGTCCACTTCCTCGTCCGAGAGCGCGGCATCAACTGGCTCAACCACGGCGAGGACCGCACGCGGTACTACACGTGGTCGACGACGCCGTTTTACGCGCTCGCCTTCTTCGCGGAGGCGATGGCGTGCCCGCCGGCCCAAAAGGACGGAACGAAGCTCTATCAGGAGTTTCTGGCCCAGCTCTCGCCGGCGACCCTCGAGATCGACTACGTCGATTTCGGGGCGCCGATCGATTCGCTCACCTATCGCGTCAAGCGCTTTGGCTACGAGTGGCTCTCCGAACATCCCGGCCTCAAAGACCGCGTCTTCGGACTTCTCGGACAGGGAGAAGGGGGTGCCGACAGCCCGCCGATGGCCCTCGCGGAGGCGACGAGCGATCCGTCCGACTTTCAAGAGCACTTCTCGAGTGAGGCGGTCCAGCGGGTGACGTGGTCGAGCGGACAGTACACCGCCACGCAGCAGTATTTCCTGTTGACGCTCATCGCTGCGGTCCAGCAATCTGATGACTCGAGTCGCCCGAACTCTGAGTCGGCTGACGGCAAAACGGACCGATTGTCGGTCTCACAGTAG
- a CDS encoding biotin--[acetyl-CoA-carboxylase] ligase, with protein sequence MNETKRSILEALSAGPVGGPALADSLGISRAAVWKHVDELREAGFEIEGGSDGYVLGGSTEYNALAVEYGLEAPFSVEYHDSIGSTNDRARDLATDGASDIAVLADEQTGGRGRLERAWSAPSGGVWVSLVCRPDVPPTKAPLYTLAAAVATARAAREAGVDARIKWPNDVVVPLEDEETDRPYRKLSGILTEMEGETDRVDWLVVGVGVNANIDAAELPPEATSVREEAGDVDRRVFVQRLIEEFDAQRNALESVVEAWRELALTIGKHVRVDSAGGAVVGTAVDISDTGALLVETADGRQMVSAGDCEHLRRT encoded by the coding sequence ATGAACGAGACGAAACGCTCGATTCTCGAGGCCCTCTCGGCGGGACCGGTCGGCGGCCCTGCTCTCGCCGACTCGCTCGGAATCTCTCGAGCGGCGGTCTGGAAGCACGTCGACGAACTGCGCGAGGCCGGGTTCGAAATCGAGGGCGGATCCGACGGCTACGTGCTCGGCGGGTCGACCGAGTACAACGCGTTAGCCGTCGAATACGGGCTCGAGGCACCGTTTTCCGTGGAGTATCACGATTCGATTGGGAGCACGAACGACCGCGCGCGAGACCTTGCAACTGACGGCGCTTCCGACATCGCCGTCCTCGCGGACGAACAAACGGGGGGACGAGGCCGACTCGAGCGCGCGTGGAGCGCACCCAGCGGTGGCGTCTGGGTGAGTCTCGTCTGTCGACCGGACGTGCCTCCGACGAAAGCGCCGCTTTACACCCTGGCAGCGGCGGTTGCGACGGCTCGAGCCGCCCGCGAAGCCGGCGTCGATGCGCGGATCAAGTGGCCCAACGACGTCGTCGTCCCGCTCGAGGATGAGGAGACCGACCGACCGTATCGAAAGCTCTCGGGAATCCTGACGGAGATGGAGGGTGAAACCGACCGCGTCGACTGGCTCGTCGTCGGAGTCGGCGTCAACGCGAACATCGATGCGGCCGAACTGCCCCCCGAAGCGACCAGCGTTCGCGAGGAAGCGGGCGACGTCGACCGTCGCGTCTTCGTCCAGCGGCTGATAGAGGAGTTCGACGCCCAGCGAAACGCCCTCGAGTCGGTCGTCGAGGCGTGGCGGGAACTCGCGCTGACGATCGGAAAACACGTGCGAGTCGATAGCGCCGGCGGAGCGGTCGTCGGCACGGCCGTCGATATCAGCGACACCGGAGCGCTACTCGTCGAAACGGCCGACGGCAGACAAATGGTATCCGCGGGGGACTGCGAACACCTCCGGCGGACGTGA
- the gyrB gene encoding DNA topoisomerase (ATP-hydrolyzing) subunit B, with protein sequence MSQESEYGAGQIQVLEGLEAVRKRPAMYIGSTDSRGLHHLVYEVVDNSIDEALAGHCDDITVSIHDDGSVTVTDDGRGIPVDTHEEYDRPALEVILTVLHAGGKFDNKSYQVSGGLHGVGVSVVNALSSRFEVEVKRDGGVFRHAFERGEPQGDMERVRDLEADEDTGTEITFWPDDEIFETDQFAFSTLSNRLRELAFLNSGVRITLRDERERNDDGEFVAETYEYEGGIREFVEYLNETRSSMHEEIIYFEDEDENIQVEVAMQATQELQGSIHAFANNINTREGGTHLTGFKTALTRTVNDYAKENDLLSDLEENLKGEDIREGLTAVISVKHPDPQFEGQTKTKLGNSEVRGIVESAMHEGLGIYFEENPDTAQAVVMKAVEAAKARMAAQKAEELTRRKSALDSTSLPGKLADCQTKDPEEAELFIAEGDSAGGSAKQARNPEFQAVLPIKGKILNVEKHRLDRILENDEIRNLITAIGAGIGDEFDVEDIRYKKIIMATDADVDGAHIRTLLLTFIYRHMRPLLEGGYVYATQPPLYRIRYRGETYDAMTDAERDEIVAEKCDGNPTQVQRFKGLGEMNPEQLWETTMNPDNRILKQITVEDAAAADKMFSVLMGDAVEPRKQFIKDNAPEAEWIDI encoded by the coding sequence ATGTCTCAGGAAAGCGAGTACGGCGCCGGCCAGATTCAGGTCCTAGAAGGCCTGGAGGCCGTCCGAAAGCGCCCGGCGATGTACATCGGTTCTACCGATTCTCGGGGACTTCACCATCTCGTCTACGAAGTGGTGGACAACTCGATCGACGAGGCACTGGCAGGCCACTGTGACGATATCACCGTCTCGATCCACGACGACGGTTCCGTTACCGTTACCGACGATGGCCGTGGGATTCCCGTCGACACCCACGAAGAGTACGACCGTCCGGCGCTCGAGGTGATCCTCACCGTCCTCCACGCCGGCGGTAAGTTCGACAACAAGTCCTACCAGGTGTCGGGCGGACTCCACGGCGTCGGCGTCTCCGTGGTGAACGCCCTCTCGAGTCGGTTCGAGGTCGAAGTCAAGCGCGACGGCGGCGTCTTTCGCCACGCGTTCGAACGCGGCGAACCCCAGGGGGATATGGAACGCGTTCGCGACCTCGAAGCCGACGAGGATACGGGTACCGAGATCACGTTCTGGCCCGACGACGAGATCTTCGAAACCGACCAGTTCGCGTTCTCGACGCTCTCGAACCGGCTTCGTGAACTCGCCTTCCTCAACTCCGGCGTTCGCATCACTCTCCGCGACGAACGCGAGCGAAACGACGACGGCGAGTTCGTGGCCGAGACCTACGAGTACGAAGGCGGCATCCGCGAGTTCGTCGAGTACTTGAACGAGACCCGCTCGTCGATGCACGAGGAGATCATCTACTTCGAGGACGAAGACGAGAACATCCAGGTCGAGGTCGCGATGCAAGCGACCCAGGAGCTCCAGGGATCGATCCACGCGTTCGCGAACAACATCAACACGCGCGAAGGCGGGACCCACCTCACCGGATTCAAGACCGCCCTGACCCGGACGGTAAACGACTACGCCAAGGAGAACGACCTCCTCTCGGATCTCGAGGAAAACCTCAAAGGCGAGGATATCCGCGAGGGGCTAACCGCGGTTATCTCGGTCAAACATCCCGATCCGCAGTTCGAGGGCCAGACCAAGACGAAACTCGGCAACAGCGAAGTCCGGGGCATCGTCGAGAGCGCCATGCACGAGGGGCTTGGGATCTACTTCGAAGAGAACCCCGACACCGCCCAGGCGGTCGTTATGAAAGCGGTCGAGGCGGCAAAGGCTCGAATGGCGGCCCAGAAGGCCGAAGAACTCACCCGGCGAAAGTCAGCGCTCGATTCGACCTCGCTACCGGGGAAACTCGCGGACTGTCAGACCAAAGACCCCGAGGAGGCAGAACTGTTCATCGCGGAGGGTGACTCCGCGGGCGGCAGCGCAAAACAGGCTCGAAATCCCGAGTTTCAGGCCGTTCTTCCGATCAAAGGGAAGATCCTGAACGTCGAGAAACACCGACTCGACCGGATCCTCGAGAACGACGAGATCCGAAACCTGATCACCGCGATCGGGGCCGGAATCGGCGACGAGTTCGACGTCGAGGATATTCGATACAAGAAGATCATCATGGCGACGGACGCAGACGTCGACGGGGCCCACATTCGAACGCTCCTGTTGACGTTTATCTACCGCCACATGCGTCCGTTGCTCGAGGGCGGGTACGTCTACGCCACCCAGCCCCCGCTGTACCGGATTCGGTATCGCGGCGAGACCTACGACGCGATGACCGACGCCGAACGCGACGAAATCGTTGCCGAAAAGTGCGACGGCAACCCGACGCAGGTCCAGCGATTCAAGGGCCTCGGCGAGATGAACCCCGAACAGCTCTGGGAGACGACGATGAATCCCGACAACCGCATCCTCAAGCAGATCACCGTCGAGGACGCCGCGGCGGCGGACAAGATGTTCTCGGTGCTGATGGGCGACGCAGTCGAGCCGCGAAAGCAGTTCATCAAGGACAACGCGCCGGAAGCCGAGTGGATCGACATATAG